GCTTTTTCTCAGGAAGTGATCATCTGGAGCTTGCTGCGTTTCTGAAGGCCTCCAGTGCTTTGAGGGACAGCTATCGATTTGCCCACACTACAGACCTGGGAATAGGACTAAAATATGGCGTGGACAGAGAGTATGTTGTATATGGATTTAAAATGGAACATAAACATAGACTGAAAAAATGTATACTGATCTTTGTGGTGATGATAATGCTTTTTGGTATGTTTTCTTAAATCTCTCAAGGTGCGTCCTTCTTTTTCGGCCTCCACACATGAGCAACGTGTTTGAGGATAGTGTGCTGAAGTTTTCTGATTCTGTCTCAACCTCTACGCTACGCACATTTCTCATGGACAACATGTCTGTTCCTCTTCCTGTTCTTGTGCCAGTCcacatttattgcattttgctttgctttttttcagTTGCACAGAGTATCAAACATTGAGAGAACCTTTGAGTAATCAAAACAACACtctactttatttaaataaaatgttaagaatgtcacctgtatctgtatgtgaTGGACTCATCCACATCAATTTCCCACTCTCAACTTTTTCAGAGTTTCAGATTGTTGTCTTTTCTCTCCTTCAGTTTTGGCCTTTGTCCTCACCTGACCTCTGAGAACAGAGACAGTCTGAGATCCAGAGATCTGCTTACAGCCTATTATGATGTTGATTATGTGCGGAATCCAAAGGGTACAAATTACTGGAGAAACAGGTGAAGTGTGCCGGTTTGTGCTACAGTGTGGGTTTAAAGCTCTAAGATTTTTTACTTATAAAAACctaaattattgttattgttttttttggtttattagtACTAAATTTAACTTCGTTCTTCTTTTCAGGGTGATGAAGGTGGCGACTCAGTTCCTGTCTCGTGGGCTGAGTTTTGCTGTGGCTGACCAGGAAGAGTTTCAGGAGGAGCTGGCGGAGGAGTTTGGACTGCAGTTGTCTGATGGAGGAGAGATGCCCCTTATTACTATCCGGACCAGAGCAGGACACAAGTACATCATGCAGGAGGAGTTCACGTAAGTTGCCTTAAAAGTATGATAATTACCATTACAGAACCTGATCAAAAGATAAGTATAGTTATTCCTTTTCTCTTGACAATTCTAATAGAAAAGCACTTCATGTTTTGCAGTTTCAGTTCTGGGGACCCCATgttttgcacattttagtgATTCCACTGCTTTAACAAAGGATGCCTCAATCAGCAAACTGTCAAGCTCATTTGGAGCTGATTCAGTTGTTCCCCAGGACTGAGGTGAAGAGCTAATAGTTAAAACGAGTATGCTATTTTGCGCTCTTCAGCCACCAGGAGGCATTGTTGAGCTAGTGAGATGCCATTGCATTTACTGTTCTCATGTTTGTGactttttaagtattttttttactgctctTTTGTCATAGGAGAGATGGTAAATCTTTGGAAAGGTTCCTGGAGGATTATTTTGCCGATCACTTAAAGAAATACATTAAATCTGAACCTGTACCAGAAACAAATGATGGTCCTGTCAAGGTTGTGTACACTGAGCTCTTGCATATTTGATTATTAATGTTCTGTTGCTCGTGacttaatttaaaatgttttggtttcCAGTCAAGTCATTAGGATTTCCTTAACACAGGTTGTGGTGGCTGACACTTTTGACGAGATTGTGAACAATCCAGAGAAGGATGTACTCGTAGAGTTTTTTGCTCCATGGTGCAGCCATTGTAAAAATCTGGAGCCTACATATACTGAGCTTGGAGAGAAGGTATGGGAAATTCCGAGACTGTATGTCACTGTATGTCAGGTGCTCACTGATCTCCGTATAATATTCTTTATCATCAAATGTTTCAGTTGTCTGGTGATTCCCACATTGTTGTTGCTAAGATGGATGCCACTGCCAATGATATTCCTCCAGATTATGATGTACAAGGGT
This Ictalurus furcatus strain D&B chromosome 1, Billie_1.0, whole genome shotgun sequence DNA region includes the following protein-coding sequences:
- the pdia7 gene encoding protein disulfide isomerase family A, member 7 isoform X2, which produces MRLSYIALLCLGVLHTVGVFAEGSGDVLELEDAGFERRVAEHETLLVEFFAPWCGHCKRLAPEYEAAATRLKGTVPLAKVDCTANSETCEKFGVNGYPTLKIFRNGELASSYDGPRTADGIVSYMKKQAGPSSIALHSEAELDAFINGFDASVVGFFSGSDHLELAAFLKASSALRDSYRFAHTTDLGIGLKYGVDRECVLLFRPPHMSNVFEDSVLKFSDSVSTSTLRTFLMDNIFGLCPHLTSENRDSLRSRDLLTAYYDVDYVRNPKGTNYWRNRVMKVATQFLSRGLSFAVADQEEFQEELAEEFGLQLSDGGEMPLITIRTRAGHKYIMQEEFTRDGKSLERFLEDYFADHLKKYIKSEPVPETNDGPVKVVVADTFDEIVNNPEKDVLVEFFAPWCSHCKNLEPTYTELGEKLSGDSHIVVAKMDATANDIPPDYDVQGFPTIYFAPAGQKDQPRRYEGGREVSDFISYLKKEATNPLVFGNLRDDL
- the pdia7 gene encoding protein disulfide isomerase family A, member 7 isoform X1, producing the protein MRLSYIALLCLGVLHTVGVFAEGSGDVLELEDAGFERRVAEHETLLVEFFAPWCGHCKRLAPEYEAAATRLKGTVPLAKVDCTANSETCEKFGVNGYPTLKIFRNGELASSYDGPRTADGIVSYMKKQAGPSSIALHSEAELDAFINGFDASVVGFFSGSDHLELAAFLKASSALRDSYRFAHTTDLGIGLKYGVDRECVLLFRPPHMSNVFEDSVLKFSDSVSTSTLRTFLMDNIFGLCPHLTSENRDSLRSRDLLTAYYDVDYVRNPKGTNYWRNRVMKVATQFLSRGLSFAVADQEEFQEELAEEFGLQLSDGGEMPLITIRTRAGHKYIMQEEFTRDGKSLERFLEDYFADHLKKYIKSEPVPETNDGPVKVVVADTFDEIVNNPEKDVLVEFFAPWCSHCKNLEPTYTELGEKVWEIPRLYVTVCQVLTDLRIIFFIIKCFSCLVIPTLLLLRWMPLPMIFLQIMMYKASQQFTLLLLDKKTSQGVMRVDVRSVTSSAT